TTAGGTCAATTACAATTTGATTCTACTGATGTGGCTAACAGCCAAATGTCGGAAACTCAAGCAGCGCAAGATGCAATCGTTATTATTGATGGCTCGTTAACGGTGACGAACTCCTCCAATACTATCGAGAATGCGATTCAGGGTGTGACCTTAGATTTAAAATCTGCGAACGACGATGGTGACACAACAACCATCACTATTAGTGAAGATAACAGCCAAGTTGAAAATGCAGTGAAAGCATTCATTGATGCATACAACGGCTATACAGAAACATCTAAAAGCTTGCAGTACGTGAATCTTGATGCAGAAATAACGGCGCCTCTGAACGGTGACTCAACTGTCCGTATGATGGATAGACAGTTTAGGGAACTCGCGTCATCGGCATTTGGGAGCGGAGTGTTTACCTCACTTTCTCAGTTGGGGATTACCACTAATGAGGAAGGTTATCTTGACTTGGATAGCGACGTTTTGTCTGACGCGGTGAAAAACAATAAAGAAGACCTTCAGTCATTCTTTGTTGGCACTGAAAGTGAGCCTGGTTTAGCGGTGAGTTTTGAAGAGAAGATTAGTGTTTATTCTGGGGCTGATGGTATTGTCAGTACGCGGATCAATACACTCACCGGGCAAGTAGAACGTCTTGATATTGAAACTGAAACCTTCAATGAGCGGCTTGCCACTCAAGAAGAGCAGCTCTACTCTCGCTTTAATGCTATGGATATAACAGTTGCAAGCTTACAAAATACATTGAGTTTTGTGACAAGTCAGTTGAGTAATTTGCCTGGAGTAGTAAGCCAAGATTCATAATCAGGCTTTACATTGAGACAAAAGGCTGCCTGGAAAAGGCAGCTTTTTTGTGCTCGCCATGTTTTCACAAGACTACCGAGTTTTTTTGATGCTTTGATAAACCGCTGCGCCCGCAGAAGTTTGACGAAGCGACAGCACACCTTGCTTCGCCTTTTCTTTTTCGATGCCTGCGAGCTCAATCGTTTCCACAAGGAGTGACTGCACCTCAGTGAGCAGAACAATCGCTTGTTGTTGCTGTTCACCGGTTTGAGATTGGGCATGGGAAGCCAAAGTTTGGGCCACAGACTGAAGAGTTTGCGTATGTTGCCCAATGATATCAAGGGCAACTTGCAATTCGCTTGCGTCTCGATGTGAGCTGAGCTCTTCAAGTGCCTTTTGAAGCTCGACCTTAAGCTCGTTTAGTTGTTTTGTGGCGTCATTCAGCACTTGGGGTTCCTGGCACTTGTCCATTTTTATATTCATCTGGGATGCCGTCCCAACCTTCCTTTAATTCTCGAACAATGCCTGCGATTTCATCGATGGGGGCTTGTTCAGACTGGATATTGGCAATAATTAATTTTTGCGTACAGTAGTCATAAAGCACATCAAGGTTGCTGGCAATAGTGCCGCCTTTGTCCAAGTCTAAACTCACTTTCAAAACGTCCAAAAGGCGAATTGCTTTACTGATGGATTCGCCTTTTTGTTTGATATCTTTACGCTCAATTGCGTTTGAAGCGGCGACAAGGTTACCGAGAATATGTTGAAAAATAGCGGTTACTTGAGCATGAGGAGATGCCTCTTTCAAGGACGCTACCGTATTTTTACGATACTGCTGAATCGAGTGTCGGGCCATTTTAAAGTCACTTCTCTTTATCTGAATTGAGGTGCTATTGATTCAGTGCCCCAATTATCTATTAGTGTTTCCAGCACTGCCGAAAAACTGTCATCTGGCAATAGTGCTGCAAAGATTGTACCTACTTGTAAGTCGGAGCGTGAGTCGATTATCCACGGATCATAGTTAAATATTTTGTTAAACAAACTGACCTAGGTCGAAATTTCAAAGGAATTCTGAACAATAGATTCATTCCAACACCTTTGTGCGGTTGTCATGCTGCATTGTTTGGTTAGAATAAACTGAATCGTTTTTTGTAAATCTGATGTATATTTGAAGAATACAAAAATTCAATCGCAACAAACGCATGGCAGCAAGGTAGTCGACACGAATGCAAGGTAATTCTGAGGTTTTGGTCATAGATGACCACATGAAACGAAAACAGCAGGTCGAGCTGTTGCTGCAGTTTATTGGCGAACCATGTAAGTTGGTGAGTTCGGCCAACATTGGAGAAGTGCTAACCGAGCAAGTCGCTTGGCGGGCAGTGGTTGTGGGACAAGTTGATATTGGCTCCCCATTTGAATTGGTGAGCCAACTTGCTGGTCAGTATAAGGCTCAGCCCTTTTTACTGATTGGTGAATTAGGTGATTGCGTGGCAGATCTGCCAAATGTAATTGGTAGCGTGCTAGAACCATTTAGTCATAGCCAAATGACTCAGATGTTACATCGCTGCCAAGATTATCATTTGAAAGCCCCTTCCAAGACAAAACCTACGAGCCAGCATCAAGAAATACTATTCCGAAGCTTAATTGGTCGAAGTGGTGGCATTCAGCAAGTGCGCCAGTTAATCGAGCAAGTGGCCGTGACGGAAGCCAATGTACTGGTGTTAGGTGATTCAGGCACAGGTAAAGAAGTGGTTGCCCGAAACATTCACTACATGTCTGCACGCCGTTCAGGACCATTTGTTCCAGTCAATTGCGGAGCGATTCCGCCAGATCTGCTAGAAAGTGAACTTTTTGGTCATGAGAAAGGGGCATTTACGGGAGCGATCTCGGCCCGCAAAGGTCGTTTCGAAATGGCTCAAGGTGGCACATTATTTCTAGATGAAATCGGTGATATGCCGCTTAACATGCAAGTTAAACTTCTGCGTGTGCTCCAAGAACGTTGTTTTGAGCGTGTCGGCGGTTCAACATCCATTGATGCAGATGTCCGCATTGTAGCAGCAACTCATCGCAATCTTGAAGGCATGATCGATAAAGGCGATTTTCGCGAAGATTTATTTTATCGTCTTAATGTATTTCCAATTGAAATGCCTTCATTGAGTGAGCGACGTGAAGATGTGCCATTGTTAATGCAAGAACTTATCGAACGTTTAGCGTCTGACCACAAAGTTACAATTCGGCTGACTGAACGAGCACTTGATTCCCTCATGGAACACACTTGGCCGGGCAATGTGCGTGAACTAGCAAACTTGGTTGAACGCCTTGTGATTCTGTTTCCAAATGGCCTGATCGATGTGAATGATTTACCATCTAAATACCGCCATGTGGATGCGCCAGAGTACGATCACGAGTATGACGAGTCGCTATTGGAACAAGACATGCTCAATGACGTGTTCCAAAATGATGTATACGAGCCACCTGAAAGTTCCATGTCGACTCAGCTTCCACCTGAAGGTTTAAATCTCAAAGAGATGATGACCGAACTAGAAATTGACATGATCAATCAAGCGTTGGAAACCACCGATTGGGTTGTTTCTCGAGCCGCTGATTTGTTAGGCATGCGTCGTACGACTCTCGTAGAGAAAATGAGAAAGTATTCTTTGTCTAAAGATAGTGCCTGATTGAACAGGTGTCGAAATCATGACACCTACATTTCTTATCTAACCTTATGAAAAACATCAAATAATAAGTTGGCATGGCGACTGCATTGTACTGTTAGATTCAATTTTCTGACAGAGGCCTGCATGCAGTCTGGCAACATCGATATGAAACCGAGGAAATTATCGGCCCACGCGACGGTGAAGGACGATGCTGCTCAATGGCAGCAACGTTCGGCATACTTGGCTGACATATTGGATGGCTTGCCATCGGCGATGATTGTATTGGATGCTGCAGGAATGATAGTCGAAGCCAATTTGGCCGCGATCGAAATGCTGGGTGAGCCGCTTGAAGGTGAACGCTGGCGAACTATCATCTCAAGAGCTTTCAGCCCTCAAGATGATGATGGCTATGAAATCTCTCTAAAAGATGGCCGACTGATTAAATTTGTCACGCGCCCTTTAAAGTGTGGTAGCGGTCAAATTATAGTTTTGACTGACTTAACCGAAACTCGCCAACTTCAAGCGCGGGTAGCTCACTTACAGCGTTTATCGTCACTCGGTAAGATGGTTGCATCATTAGCCCATCAGGTTCGAACTCCGTTATCTGCGGCTATGTTATACGCTGCCAACTTGGGGAATGAATCGCTCAACCCAGTAGCGCGAGAAAAATTCCAAAAAAAACTACTCGATCGCTTGAAAGATTTAGAATGTCAGGTCAGTGATATGTTGTTATTTGCGCGCTCTGGCGAAGGGTTATCTACAGGGCAAGTGTCGAGTCAGCAATTACTCACTTCCATTGAACAAGCTGTTGAAGTCATGGTGGAACAGCACAAAGCAACGCTAGAAGTATTGCTGCCTGAGCCCGACCAAATTCTTGCGGGCAATGCCAGCGCGCTGTCGAGTGCTATCAGTAACCTTGTGCATAATGCACTTCAAGCCAATGCAAGTCGTATTCAAGTCAAAGCACATCCAGAAGGTGAGTCGCTCCATTTGTGCGTGTCAGATAATGGTAGTGGCATTGCTCCGCATATGATTGAACGAATTCAAGAGCCGTTTTACACCACTCGAAGCCAAGGCACAGGGCTTGGTTTAGCCGTAGTGAAAGCTGTGGTTCAGGCCCATCAAGGTGAATTAAAAATTCGTTCTCAAATGAACATAGGTACGCAGGTTTGCATTTGTTTACCATTGGTTGAAGGGCTACAAGCTCCTTTAGCGTCTGAGGTCGTAGGAGAATAACTTATGACAGCACATGTACTTGTAGTAGAAGATGATGCAGGTTTAAGAGAAGCATTGGTCGATACGCTCGAGATTGCAGGGTATCAATGCTCTGAGGCGACCAGTGGTGAAGAGGCGCTATTAGCGTTGAAGGAACCTGTATTCGATATTGTGGTATCGGACGTGCAAATGGACGGTATGGACGGGCTTGGCCTGCTGCGCTCTGTTCGAAGTTCATACCCACAGCTTCCCGTTTTGTTAATGACAGCATATGCCAATGTGCAAGATGCCGTTAAAGCAATCCAGGACGGAGCCACGGATTATTTATCCAAGCCATTCTCACCTGAAGTATTGCTAAATCAAGTAGGACGATACGCGCCCGTTACTCGCGTCGAATCCACCACGCCAATTGTGGCCGATGCCAACTCTAAGGCTTTGTTACAGTTAGCAGCCAAAGTTGCAAAATCAGACGCAAGCGTAATGGTGCTGGGCCCTTCGGGAACCGGCAAAGAGGTATTGGCCCGCTATATCCACGATTGCTCATCGCGAAGCACACAAGAGTTTGTTGCGATTAACTGTGCCGCGATTCCAGAAAACATGTTGGAAGCGACACTATTTGGTTATGAAAAAGGCGCGTTTACTGGCGCAATACAAGCGTGTCCAGGCAAATTTGAGCAAGCTCAGGGCGGTACTATATTGCTCGATGAAGTGACTGAGATGGATTTGTCGCTTCAGGCGAAGTTACTTCGCGTGCTGCAAGAAAGAGAAGTTGAACGTTTAGGTGGACGTAAGACCATATCGCTCGATGTGCGAGTGTTGGCCACCAGTAACCGAGATTTAATGCAAGCTGTAAGAGAAGGAAAATTCAGAGAAGATCTGTATTACCGTCTGAATGTTTTTCCACTGACTTGGCTGCCTTTATGTGAGCGTTCGGCAGATATTGTACCGTTGGCTCGTCACTTGATTCAAAAACATTGTCAGCACTCAGGTTGTGCGGTGCCCTCGATTACAGATGCAGCCATTGCCAAGCTTGGCAGTTATCACTGGCCTGGTAATGTGCGCGAACTGGACAACGTGATTCAACGTGCGTTGATTTTGCATCACGACAGAATAGATGCAGAAGATTTGATGATTGAAATGCACATGAGTCCTACAGCCAACGTGGCTTCAGTGGTACCGAGTATGCCCGCTCAACAGGCAAATGCATTGGCCGATGCTGCCATTGCTGCCGATGACTTAGGCAGTGAGCTGAGATCTCAAGAACACCACATTATTCTTAAAACTTTGGCCGAATGTGACGGGAAACGATCAGAAGTTGCAAATAAATTAGGGATTAGCGCCCGAACGTTACGATATAAAATTGCTAAGATGCGAGATAATGGAATAGAAATACCATATTAAAATCAAGCGTTTATGTTTTTAAGGCAGCTTTCGGGCTGCTTTTTTCGTTTTTGGCAAACTCTTTGCAATTATCTAGAGAACATTGTTTATTCCGCCAATATTTTGGCAGCGTGAGGAAATACATCATGAAAGTCATGGGAAGCGAACTACTCCAACAAATGCAAGGCATGCAGGTTGAAGCCGGTAGCAAAGTAATGACGCACGCTCCAATTGAGGCCAATAATTCCAACGCCGTTGATTTCGGCAACTTGCTCAAGAATGCAATCGATAACGTGAATGGTTTGCAAGGTGACGCCAAAGAGAAAGCAACTGCTTTTGAAATGGGCGACCGCTCTGTGTCATTAGGCGATGTCATGGTTGCTTCACAAAAATCATCCGTTGCATTTGATGCCACCGTTCAGGTGCGCAACAAACTGATGGAAGCGTATAAAGAAATCATGAGCATGCCGGTTTAATCGGGAGGATAGTCCGTGGCTGAAGCAGCAACCCCATCAACAGATCTTACCTTGTCAGACTCTTCAACTGAGTTAGCTGAGGTGGATGATCAAAAGTCGAGTTTCTTCGACAGCTTGAACAATATCGATTTGATTCGTCAGGTCGTGATTGTTTTATCCCTGGCTATTTCTCTTGCCTTGGTCATTTTCATTTTGATGTGGGCCTATGAGCCTGAAATGAGGCCGCTGGGTAAAATGGACACCGAAGAGCTCATCGAAACCTTAAACTTCTTGGACCAAAATAAAATTAACTACAATGTCGACGGCAGTGTGGTAATGGTTGAAAGCAGTGATTATCAAAACATTCGATTGATGATGACTCGCGCGGGTTTGATGTCAGAAGGTGAAACAGGCGACAACATTCTCATGCAAGATATGGGATTTGGTGTGTCACAGCGTTTGGAAGGCGAACGTCTCAAATTCAGCCGAGAGCAACAATTGGCAAAAGCCATTGAGTCACTCAATCCTGTTAAAAGAGCGCGTGTCCTGTTGGCAATTCCAAAAGAAAATGTGTTTGCTCGAAAAGTAAAACAACCCAGTGCGACAGTTGTTGTATCGTTATCTCGTGGTCGGAGCCTCACCCAAGAAGAAGTCGATTCGATCGTCGATATTGTGGCTTCAGCAGTGCATGCAATGGCGCCTGGACGCGTGACTGTAACAGACCAAAACGGACGCTTACTTAACTCTGGTTCACAAGATCCTCTGAGCATGGCGCAGCGTCGCGAGTACGAATTAGAACGTAAGCGTGAACAAGAATACATGGAAAAAATCGACACCATCATGATTCCTACCGTAGGTGTTGATAGCTATACCGCGCAAGTTGACGTGGACATGGACTTCACATCTGTGGAACAAACTCAGCGTGTATTTAACCCAGACTTACCCGCCGTACGCTCGGAAATGACGGTTGAAAATATGAATTCGGGAGATCTCGCGGTCGGCATTCCTGGTGCGCTAACGAATCAACCTCCATTGAATGCCGATATTCCAGAAAATGCAGTGGGGGAAGGGGCTGCTGAGCGTGCAACACCCACAAGTCATCACAAAGAAGCCACACGAAACTATGAGCTAGACACAACAGTCAGTCACACGCGTCAACAAGTGGGTGTGATTAGACGTTTGAGTGTGTCTGTTGCAATTGATCATACGCGCGGTTTTGATGCAGAAGGAAATCCAACATTAGAGTCTCGCTCTGATGCTGACTTGGCAAGTATTAAGCGTTTACTTCAAGGCGGATTAGGGTTTTCTCTCCAACGCGGTGATACGCTAGAAGTCGTCTCTGTACCATTTGTACGCACTGATTTTGAAATGACGCCAGAATTACCCTTCTATGAAACGGAGTGGTTTAAGTACTTGTCCAAATGGCTCCTATTGTCATTCATTTGTGTTGCGCTTATTTTGGGGGTGATGCGTCCAATGCTTAAACGCCTCACGGGATCTGATACAGATGGACAAGAAGATGCAATGCTGATGGACGGCCCTGTAGCCGGACAACTCGACGACACCATGCTTGCAGCGCAAGAAGCCTTATTAGAATCTGATAACGACGAACTGATTAGCACGCTCACTAGTGGTAGACTTGAATTACCCGATTTACACCGTGATGAAGATGTGCTCAAAGCTGTTCGAGCCCTTGTGGCGAACGAACCTGAGCTAGCGGTGCAAGTTGTGAAAGGCTGGCTCGACGACAGCTCTAATTAAGGCGGGGGATAAATCATGGCTACAATTGCAGCGACCGAAGAGACAGATCCAGAACTAAAAGATGTGTCTGGTTTTGACAAAGCGGCAATCCTACTTTTAAGTTTGACTGAAGAAGACGCCGCGGGCATTTTGCGCCAGCTTGAACCCAAACAGGTTCAAAAAGTAGGTATGGCAATGGCGGGCATGAGCGATTTTACGCAAGAACGTATTACCGCTGTTCACAAACTGTTCCTAGCCGACATTCAAAAGTACTCTTCCATCGGTGTCGACAGTGCAGACTTTATTCGCAATGCATTGACCAAAGCATTGGGCGAAGACAAAGCTGGAAACTTAATCGATCAAATTATTTTGGGCGGCGGTTCAAAAGGTATGGACTCGTTGAAGTGGATGGATGCGCGCCAAGTAGCAAGCATCATTCAAAACGAGCACCCGCAAATTCAAACCATTGTGATGTCATATCTCGAACCAGAGCAGTCGGCAGAAATCATGTCGCAGTTCCCAGATAAAGTGCGTTTAGACTTAATGATGCGTATTGCCAATCTCGAAGAAGTGCAACCCGCAGCACTGCAAGAATTGAATGAGATTATGGAAAAACAATTTGCTGGCCAATCCGGTGCTCAAGCGGCCAAAATGGGCGGCTTGAAAGCAGCGGCCAACATTATGAATTACCTTGATACTACTATTGAGGGGCAGCTCATGGACATGATGCGCGAAAGCGATGAAGAAATGGCGCAGCAAATCCAAGACTTGATGTTTGTCTTTGAAAACCTCATTGATGTTGATGATCGAGGGGTACAAGCACTGTTGCGTGAAGTACAACAAGACGTATTGCAAAAAGCATTGAAAGGGGCTGATGATCAGCTTAAAGAAAAATTCTTTGCCAACATGTCGAAGCGTGCAGCAGAACTGCTTGCAGATGACTTAGAAGCTATGGGACCTATTCGTGTCAGTGATGTTGAAGCTGCACAGAAAGAGATTCTGTCCGTTGCTCGCCGCCTAGCAGATTCAGGAGAGATCATGCTCAGTGCCGGTGGTGGCGATGACTTTGTATAGGGGTTTATAGATGAGCTCTGAGCCGCTAGATTCGCATTCAAAGCCAGCTTTTGACGAAACAGAAGCTGAATTGCTTGAGCGTTGGGCTATTCCTGATGTAACTCTGGAATCAAGTAGCCAGCGTTCGAATGCTCTGAACGTGCAACCTCACGCTTCAGTTGTTGATGCTGAAACAACTGAAGAAGAGCATGAAGAGCCGGTTGCAATGACGGCTGAATTACTTGAAGAAATTCGCCAAAGCGCTTATGAAGAAGGGTTTGAAGAAGGTAAAAAAGACGGCTTCGAGGCTGGACACGCCGAAGGCTTAGAACAAGGCAAAGCGCAAGGTCATACAGAAGGTTGCGAAGCTGGCTACCAAGAAGCATTGGTAAAAGGCCAGGCAGAAGTTGAAGAACGAACTACCAGTTTAGAAGCGCTCATGCGAGCACTGCATGAGCCACAGCAGCAAATCGACCAGGATGTTGAGGCGCAGCTCGTCAATTTAGTCACACAACTGAGCGAATCTGTGGTTCAGCATGAATTGGTGACTAACGGTCGGGTTATTTTGCACACATTACGACAAGCCGTTGAGTTGCTTCCTTTTCAGCAACAGCGAGTGCGTGTGCAGTTGAACCCATCAGATTTAAGCCTCATTCACGATGCCTATTCAGATGAGCAGATTAAACAGCGCGGTTGGATGTTAGAAGCTGAGCCCGACTTAGCCATTGGGGATGTTCGACTCCTCACAGAGCATTCTGATGTCACCATCGATATGAAGGAGCGTCAGCAGCGAGTCAATGAGCTCTTTTTAAGCCAGTTAAATCATCACTTAAAAGCAACATCACAGCCGCAAACAGAAGTCGCTCCGAACACAAATTCTTCCGATCCATCCCGCTCACCTAGTTCCAAATCAGGCTCGCAAGATGAAACTCTCGCTGAGTGATCGCTTAAAGCGATACGAGCTGGGCGTTCAATCCTTAGCCCCCGTCATGGCAGGCCGCCTTACCCGTGTGGTTGGTCTCACGTTTGAAGCCGTAGGTTGCAGAGCCGCAGTGGGAGATGTGTGTGCTGTTGAAGTTGAAAGCGGCACCATTAAAGCCGAAGTGGTTGGATTTGATGGAGATACGCTCTATTTAATGCCTGCCGATGATGCCGTTGGTGTGGTACCTGGAGCGCGCGTGGTGCCCATGGGGAAATCTGACGGAATTCCAGTGAGTATGGCACTGCTCGGTCGTGTCATTGATGGCACGGGAAAACCGCTCGATGGTCTCGGCCCTATTTATAGTCAAAATCATGTGTCTGGACGCGCTAAAGCGTTTAACCCATTATTACGGCGTCCCATTGCTCAACCTTTAGATGTTGGGGTCAGAGCCATCAACACGATGAATACCGTGGGTCAAGGACAACGAATGGGGTTGTTTGCGGGATCTGGTGTAGGTAAAAGTGTGCTCATGGGAATGATGACCCGTGGAACTTCTGCCGATGTGGTGGTGGTTGGACTCGTTGGAGAACGGGGACGAGAAGTTAAAGAATTTATCGATGAAATTTTGGGACCTGAAGGCCGACAACGTTCTGTTGTAGTGGCAGCTCCAGCAGATACCTCATCATTAATGCGCCTCAAAGGTTGTGAAACCGCGTTATCGATAGCCGAATATTTTCGGGATCAGGGCTTGAACGTGCTTTTGCTGGTGGATTCGCTCACTCGTTATGCTCAAGCACAACGAGAGATTGCTTTGGCTGTTGGTGAACCCCCAGCCACAAAAGGCTATCCGCCTTCGGTATTCGCAAAATTGCCTCAACTGGTGGAGCGCGCCGGTAACGGTGGCGAAAATCAAGGCTCAATTACTGCATTTTTCACGGTTTTGACCGAGGGTGACGATCTGCAAGATCCGATTGCAGATGCAGCACGCGCTATTTTAGATGGCCACGTTGTACTCTCTCGTCGTCTTGCTGATTCTGGCCATTATCCAGCGATTGATGTAGAAGCATCGATTAGTCGTGTGATGCCCCAAGTTACCAGTGATGAACATTTGATGTGCGCGCGTATGGTGAAACAAGTTTATGCTGCGTACCAGTCTAATCGAGATCTCATCAACATTGGTGCTTATAGTCGTGGAGCCGATCCGAAAGTTGACGCTGCGATCGAGTTCTTGCCTCAGATCGAAGGCTTTTTCCAACAAAAAATGAAAGATGTGACACCTTACGATAGTAGCCTCCAAAACTTGGCTGAACTTGCTGCCAAAATGAGCCAACGATTAGGCGGGTTTAACTAATGGCACAAATCAAGCAATTACAAATGATCGTGAGTATTCGCCAAGAAGCCGAAAACAAAGCTGCACGAATGATGCAGGAGTCTAAACAAGCGCTCGACATGCAACAACAACAGGTTCAAACGTTGCGAGATTATCGCAATGACTACCTCAAAAAAATGATATCTGAAAGTGCTGAAGGGCTCACAGCGCAAAGCTACGGACATTACCACGGCTTTGTTACTAAGCTCGATGACGCTTTAGGCAGAGCCGAACAGTCAGTCGCTGTGGCCCAACAAGTATGGCAACAGCGCCAACAAGTTTGGATCGATGCCCGTGCTGACACCAAAGCCATTGAGATGTTGATCGAGCGAGAAGAAATGATCATCGCACAGCAAACTCAACGTCGTGAGCAAAAGCAAATGGATGAATTTGCATCCATGCAGTTTGCCCGCCGCCGCTCAACTTAGTGCAAACTATTACCTGACGTTTTGGCTTGAAGCTGATATTCCTTAGGCGTATGCCCTGTGTGCTTTTTGAATACTGTGGAAAAATATGTAGAGTTGTTGAAGCCCACCTCGAATGCAGTATCAGTCACTGATTTTGACAACAAAATGTCTTTAGCTTTGTTGATTCGAACCTCGACCAAGTATTGGTTAATGGTTTGCGATGTGACATTTTTGAAGATCTTCATTAAATGCGAGCGGCTTGCACTCATCTCTTCCACTACATCGCGAATGCTCACATCTTCATGATAATGCGTGAGAATATAGGATTTTATCCGGTCTACCAATACTTTCTCAGCCCCAGCATTTGGTTCTGATCTGAAGGACTCGGTAAGATGCGCAGCTTCGACCAATAGAATCTCAGAGATCGCATGAATAGTTTGAGCCTCAGAAATACTGATTCTTTTTTGCTCAAGTCGTTCGATACGTTCAGCAGCACTGCCACTGTTGAAAATCACAGCATCAACCATCATAAACAATATTTCTTTGGCTCGAATTTGATAAGTGGCTAAGTCACCGGAGGTAAACTTTTCCAACGTGTCAGCAAGCTCTGTAACTCTGCTGTGAATGATCCCTGCACTGCCGGTTTGAACCGCTTGCAACAAGGCTTCACGTTCTCTAAAAGGATAAGATTCATTGAACTTAACAGGGTAGTAGTTCGCAAACCCTACATTCTTGGGGGCTGAATACTGAGCAATCGCTAAGTTATTTTGGTGCTCAGAATGAAGTTTTACTTTGTCATTGAGCAATTGAATATCTTGGTAGACGGCCCATGCCCAAATGATAGCTGTCAAACTACAGCCACCGTAATAAAGTCCCCAATGATTCAAGTTGCTGCCTATACCTATCGCTAAACAGAACGCAACGACGCCATAGAGGTAAGTATTCACTTGCGGCACTGCATTTCGCTTTATGAGCCACAGGCTAGGTAGCAGCAGTTGCAACGAAACAAGCAAAACTTGTGCGCTATGGACCGTTCGATCACTAATATTGTGGAGCTGAAACAACCACGGAATTTCATGGCTTTGGTAGTGATACAAAGGCGTAGCCAGCACAAACAGTACCGACCAGCTAATACCAAGAAGTACCGATGGAAACGCAATAGTCCGAGTGATTTTTACACGCGATTGGATCAGTAAAGCTAAAAGTAATGACGGAGTTCCGATACTAAAAAGGACGATATTTCGGAATATATCGAACCAGCGTTTGCTTTCGCCTAAAGG
This genomic window from Echinimonas agarilytica contains:
- a CDS encoding sigma-54-dependent transcriptional regulator, producing the protein MTAHVLVVEDDAGLREALVDTLEIAGYQCSEATSGEEALLALKEPVFDIVVSDVQMDGMDGLGLLRSVRSSYPQLPVLLMTAYANVQDAVKAIQDGATDYLSKPFSPEVLLNQVGRYAPVTRVESTTPIVADANSKALLQLAAKVAKSDASVMVLGPSGTGKEVLARYIHDCSSRSTQEFVAINCAAIPENMLEATLFGYEKGAFTGAIQACPGKFEQAQGGTILLDEVTEMDLSLQAKLLRVLQEREVERLGGRKTISLDVRVLATSNRDLMQAVREGKFREDLYYRLNVFPLTWLPLCERSADIVPLARHLIQKHCQHSGCAVPSITDAAIAKLGSYHWPGNVRELDNVIQRALILHHDRIDAEDLMIEMHMSPTANVASVVPSMPAQQANALADAAIAADDLGSELRSQEHHIILKTLAECDGKRSEVANKLGISARTLRYKIAKMRDNGIEIPY
- the fliS gene encoding flagellar export chaperone FliS, whose protein sequence is MARHSIQQYRKNTVASLKEASPHAQVTAIFQHILGNLVAASNAIERKDIKQKGESISKAIRLLDVLKVSLDLDKGGTIASNLDVLYDYCTQKLIIANIQSEQAPIDEIAGIVRELKEGWDGIPDEYKNGQVPGTPSAE
- a CDS encoding sensor histidine kinase, translating into MKPRKLSAHATVKDDAAQWQQRSAYLADILDGLPSAMIVLDAAGMIVEANLAAIEMLGEPLEGERWRTIISRAFSPQDDDGYEISLKDGRLIKFVTRPLKCGSGQIIVLTDLTETRQLQARVAHLQRLSSLGKMVASLAHQVRTPLSAAMLYAANLGNESLNPVAREKFQKKLLDRLKDLECQVSDMLLFARSGEGLSTGQVSSQQLLTSIEQAVEVMVEQHKATLEVLLPEPDQILAGNASALSSAISNLVHNALQANASRIQVKAHPEGESLHLCVSDNGSGIAPHMIERIQEPFYTTRSQGTGLGLAVVKAVVQAHQGELKIRSQMNIGTQVCICLPLVEGLQAPLASEVVGE
- the fliE gene encoding flagellar hook-basal body complex protein FliE; this translates as MKVMGSELLQQMQGMQVEAGSKVMTHAPIEANNSNAVDFGNLLKNAIDNVNGLQGDAKEKATAFEMGDRSVSLGDVMVASQKSSVAFDATVQVRNKLMEAYKEIMSMPV
- a CDS encoding sigma-54 dependent transcriptional regulator, translated to MQGNSEVLVIDDHMKRKQQVELLLQFIGEPCKLVSSANIGEVLTEQVAWRAVVVGQVDIGSPFELVSQLAGQYKAQPFLLIGELGDCVADLPNVIGSVLEPFSHSQMTQMLHRCQDYHLKAPSKTKPTSQHQEILFRSLIGRSGGIQQVRQLIEQVAVTEANVLVLGDSGTGKEVVARNIHYMSARRSGPFVPVNCGAIPPDLLESELFGHEKGAFTGAISARKGRFEMAQGGTLFLDEIGDMPLNMQVKLLRVLQERCFERVGGSTSIDADVRIVAATHRNLEGMIDKGDFREDLFYRLNVFPIEMPSLSERREDVPLLMQELIERLASDHKVTIRLTERALDSLMEHTWPGNVRELANLVERLVILFPNGLIDVNDLPSKYRHVDAPEYDHEYDESLLEQDMLNDVFQNDVYEPPESSMSTQLPPEGLNLKEMMTELEIDMINQALETTDWVVSRAADLLGMRRTTLVEKMRKYSLSKDSA
- the fliD gene encoding flagellar filament capping protein FliD, which encodes MSTISTPGIGSGIDINAIVGAYIDASRVPFEERTAEKQSTYTNQITGYGTLQSAVDSLKTSLTKLADPDLYSGMSMSMSSASNFSAKIDDTADIGSFELEVKQLAEAQKLTSTGFVAEDAVGEGSLELSLGSSSFTIDIAADATIEDIKNAINDADSNPGISASIVTDDTGSHLVLNSTETGTDNQINITAFDAGGTEITDGTGLGQLQFDSTDVANSQMSETQAAQDAIVIIDGSLTVTNSSNTIENAIQGVTLDLKSANDDGDTTTITISEDNSQVENAVKAFIDAYNGYTETSKSLQYVNLDAEITAPLNGDSTVRMMDRQFRELASSAFGSGVFTSLSQLGITTNEEGYLDLDSDVLSDAVKNNKEDLQSFFVGTESEPGLAVSFEEKISVYSGADGIVSTRINTLTGQVERLDIETETFNERLATQEEQLYSRFNAMDITVASLQNTLSFVTSQLSNLPGVVSQDS